In one window of Frigoriglobus tundricola DNA:
- a CDS encoding DUF1272 domain-containing protein yields the protein MLDLRPNCECCDRDLPPESPEARFCSFECTFCSACAGERFRGACPNCGGELAPRPRRPAAALAKYPASTTRVLKPH from the coding sequence ATGCTCGACCTGCGACCGAACTGCGAGTGCTGTGACCGGGATCTCCCGCCGGAGTCGCCGGAGGCCCGGTTCTGCTCGTTCGAATGCACTTTCTGTTCGGCCTGCGCCGGGGAGCGGTTCCGCGGCGCGTGCCCGAACTGCGGCGGCGAACTCGCCCCCCGCCCCCGGCGCCCCGCGGCCGCCCTGGCGAAGTACCCGGCGTCGACGACGCGCGTCCTTAAGCCCCACTAG
- a CDS encoding DNA-3-methyladenine glycosylase family protein, translating into MNAATTDRTAHVQSARDIEAVRVELSGRDPALAVAHAAAGPFEWHVRESGFAGLVRLITEQQVSTASAAAIWKRFAAGVGSVTANNLKAFDVDTLKTFGLSRPKAVYVRAVADAEAAGAIDFTRLPELSDEEAIAQLTALKGVGRWTAEVYLMFCEGRTDLFPAGDLALQEGFRLAARARARPSEKDLYARAERWRPYRGVAANLLWSYYRDVKSGEIVVPAVEQAAPGRQPPKRPRPRG; encoded by the coding sequence ATGAACGCTGCAACGACGGATCGAACGGCGCACGTGCAATCGGCCCGGGACATCGAAGCGGTGCGAGTCGAGCTGAGCGGACGGGACCCGGCCCTCGCGGTCGCGCACGCCGCGGCCGGGCCGTTCGAGTGGCACGTCCGGGAAAGCGGGTTCGCCGGACTCGTCCGGCTCATCACCGAGCAGCAGGTTTCCACCGCGTCGGCCGCCGCCATCTGGAAGCGCTTCGCGGCCGGCGTCGGCTCGGTCACCGCGAACAACCTGAAGGCGTTCGACGTGGACACGTTGAAGACGTTCGGGCTGTCGCGGCCGAAAGCGGTGTACGTCCGGGCGGTCGCGGACGCCGAGGCGGCGGGGGCGATCGACTTCACCCGGCTGCCGGAACTGAGCGACGAGGAGGCGATCGCGCAACTGACGGCGCTCAAAGGCGTGGGGCGCTGGACGGCCGAGGTGTACCTGATGTTCTGCGAGGGCCGCACGGACCTGTTCCCGGCCGGGGACCTGGCCCTGCAGGAGGGCTTCCGGCTCGCGGCCCGTGCCCGCGCTCGCCCCTCGGAAAAAGACCTCTACGCGCGGGCCGAGCGGTGGCGCCCGTACCGCGGCGTGGCCGCCAATTTATTGTGGTCGTACTACCGCGATGTGAAGTCGGGCGAGATCGTGGTGCCGGCAGTCGAGCAAGCGGCGCCCGGCCGCCAACCCCCCAAACGGCCCCGGCCGCGGGGCTGA